In Salinarimonas sp., a genomic segment contains:
- a CDS encoding GlxA family transcriptional regulator, which translates to MTATLAGEKTVQLGFFLTPNFSMIAFTSAIEPFRLANYATGRDLYAWRLYSADGEPVRGSNHVAVAADARTSEARGLDRAIVCGGNEIQTFDHRETIATVRRLAKFGASVGAVCTGSYVLAKAGLLDGYRATIHWVYHSGLTSEFPQLDVSQELFEIDRNRFTCAGGMAAADMALSLVAQDHGADVASQVTELLIHNRIREARERQRMDLRARVGVAHPKLLTVIQKMEETVEEPLPCAELARSAGFSQRQLERLFVKYLGEPPTRYYMKVRLQRARQLLRQTSLPVLEIALSCGFVSASYFSKTYLEHFGRSPSAERKPGARESMAVTPPTGATPRRRRGAATAPATAGDLAEAALAGGVLSGEAPFADGYVEAALAGVS; encoded by the coding sequence ATGACGGCCACGCTCGCCGGGGAAAAGACCGTTCAGCTCGGCTTCTTCCTCACCCCGAACTTCTCGATGATCGCCTTCACCTCGGCGATCGAGCCGTTTCGGCTGGCGAACTACGCCACCGGCCGAGATCTCTACGCTTGGCGGCTGTACTCGGCCGACGGCGAGCCGGTGCGGGGGTCGAACCACGTCGCGGTGGCGGCGGATGCGCGGACGAGCGAGGCGCGCGGGCTCGACCGCGCCATCGTCTGCGGTGGCAACGAGATTCAGACCTTCGACCATCGCGAGACCATCGCCACCGTGCGGCGCCTCGCCAAGTTCGGCGCGTCCGTCGGCGCGGTCTGCACGGGGTCCTACGTGCTCGCCAAGGCGGGCCTGCTCGACGGCTACCGGGCGACGATCCACTGGGTCTACCATTCCGGCCTGACCTCGGAATTCCCCCAGCTCGACGTCAGCCAGGAGCTGTTCGAGATCGACCGCAACCGCTTCACCTGCGCCGGCGGCATGGCCGCGGCCGACATGGCGCTCTCGCTCGTGGCGCAGGACCACGGGGCGGACGTGGCCTCGCAGGTGACCGAGCTGCTGATCCACAACCGCATCCGCGAGGCGCGCGAGCGCCAGCGCATGGACCTGCGCGCCCGCGTCGGCGTCGCCCACCCCAAGCTCCTCACCGTCATCCAGAAGATGGAGGAGACGGTGGAGGAGCCGCTGCCCTGCGCCGAGCTCGCCCGCTCCGCCGGGTTCTCGCAGCGCCAGCTGGAGCGGCTCTTCGTCAAGTATCTCGGCGAGCCGCCGACGCGTTACTACATGAAGGTGCGCCTGCAGCGCGCCCGCCAGCTGCTGCGGCAGACGAGCCTGCCGGTGCTGGAGATCGCCCTCTCCTGCGGCTTCGTCTCGGCCTCGTACTTCTCGAAGACCTATCTCGAGCATTTCGGGCGCTCGCCCTCGGCCGAGCGCAAGCCCGGCGCGCGCGAGAGCATGGCGGTCACGCCGCCGACGGGCGCGACGCCGCGCCGCCGCCGCGGGGCCGCGACGGCGCCCGCGACCGCGGGCGATCTCGCCGAGGCGGCCCTCGCCGGCGGCGTGCTCTCGGGCGAGGCGCCTTTCGCCGACGGCTACGTCGAGGCGGCGCTCGCCGGCGTGAGCTGA
- a CDS encoding amidohydrolase family protein, whose amino-acid sequence MSDFDLVLSGIVVLPHRVLETGWVAVRGETIAAIGEGVPPAGRETHALGRALILPGAIDAQTHSLSQKGQEDFVWSTRTAAAGGVTTLVDMPYDEGAVVNKAAQVAAKAANAEAQARVDFALYGTIDPEEGVYRIPEQVEAGVCAFKFSTFGTHPTRFPRIDPPLLADCFAAVAKTGLAAGVHNEDDESVRAGIARTQAAGITDWRAHGLSRPPLTELLAMAQIYETGVATGCPAHVVHCSLARGYELAASYRAQGFAATAECLIHYLVLAEEEDMPRLGGRGKANPPIRSAAEREGLWRQVAAGNVWLVSTDHVSWSLDRKSHANMFDNASGVPGLEALVMAFVAGAVKRGVPLTWAARLMAANPARHFRIDHVKGALTPGRDADICVLTPEPITFDASKTGHNVIGWSPYDGMTFPYRVAATWSRGAQVFDGTHVADPGRGRFVRPPLTHILAEDRA is encoded by the coding sequence ATGTCCGACTTCGATCTCGTCCTCTCCGGCATCGTCGTCCTGCCGCATCGCGTGCTGGAGACCGGCTGGGTCGCCGTGCGGGGCGAGACCATCGCCGCGATCGGGGAGGGCGTCCCGCCCGCCGGGCGCGAGACGCATGCGCTGGGCCGGGCGCTGATCCTGCCCGGGGCCATCGACGCGCAGACGCATTCGCTGTCGCAGAAGGGCCAGGAGGACTTCGTCTGGTCGACGCGCACCGCCGCGGCGGGGGGCGTCACCACGCTCGTCGACATGCCCTACGACGAGGGCGCGGTGGTCAACAAGGCGGCGCAGGTGGCGGCGAAGGCGGCGAACGCCGAGGCGCAGGCGCGGGTCGATTTCGCCCTCTACGGCACGATCGACCCGGAGGAGGGCGTCTACCGCATCCCCGAGCAGGTCGAGGCCGGCGTATGCGCCTTCAAGTTCTCGACCTTCGGCACCCACCCGACGCGCTTTCCCCGGATCGACCCGCCGCTCCTCGCCGACTGCTTCGCGGCCGTGGCGAAGACCGGGCTCGCGGCCGGCGTGCACAACGAGGACGACGAATCGGTGCGCGCCGGCATCGCGCGCACGCAGGCGGCGGGCATCACCGACTGGCGGGCCCACGGCCTCTCGCGCCCGCCGCTGACCGAGCTCCTCGCCATGGCGCAGATCTACGAGACCGGCGTCGCCACCGGCTGCCCGGCGCACGTAGTGCACTGCTCGCTCGCCCGCGGCTACGAGCTCGCGGCGAGCTACCGCGCACAGGGCTTCGCCGCCACCGCCGAGTGCCTGATCCACTATCTCGTGCTCGCCGAGGAAGAGGACATGCCCCGCCTCGGCGGGCGGGGCAAGGCCAACCCGCCGATCCGCTCCGCCGCCGAGCGCGAGGGCCTCTGGCGGCAGGTCGCGGCGGGGAACGTCTGGCTGGTCTCGACCGACCACGTCTCCTGGTCGCTCGACCGCAAGAGCCACGCGAACATGTTCGACAACGCGTCCGGCGTACCGGGGCTGGAGGCGCTGGTGATGGCCTTCGTCGCGGGCGCCGTGAAGCGCGGCGTGCCGCTCACCTGGGCGGCGCGGCTGATGGCGGCGAACCCGGCGCGGCATTTCCGCATCGACCACGTCAAGGGCGCCCTCACCCCCGGCCGCGACGCGGACATCTGCGTCCTCACCCCCGAGCCGATCACGTTCGACGCGTCGAAGACCGGCCACAACGTGATCGGCTGGTCGCCCTACGACGGGATGACCTTCCCCTACCGCGTCGCCGCCACCTGGTCGCGCGGCGCGCAGGTGTTCGACGGGACGCACGTCGCCGATCCCGGGCGCGGGCGCTTCGTGCGCCCGCCCCTCACCCACATCCTCGCAGAAGACAGAGCATGA
- a CDS encoding ABC transporter permease, with protein MASGTEAAVAPRARVALDKLGVLLAALVAGGALALPFATFRANRIVLGEARGILEALPALPGWTLLALLAAAGAIALVRTPIRWRLSASLVALVALLVAIGLAGSFLTPEGNTFARVSPGSGFWVLVFAFALMAADALSRLSLSPVKRLVGLAAVAGVIGAILLSGLWDDLSMLKEYATRADAFWREAGTHVLLAFGSLAAATATGIPIGVACYRSRRLRAPVLNGLNIVQTIPSIALFGLLIAPMAWIAANVPGASALGIAGIGAAPALVALYAYSLLPVVSNTVVGLDGVPRQTVDAAAGMGMTAGQRLAQVEFPLAFPVILTGIRIVLVQNIGLATIAALIGGGGFGVFVFQGIGQTAMDLVLLGAVPTVALAVGAAVVLDALIELSERPGVREARG; from the coding sequence ATGGCCAGCGGGACAGAGGCCGCCGTCGCGCCGCGGGCGCGGGTCGCGCTCGACAAGCTCGGGGTGCTCCTCGCCGCCCTCGTCGCCGGCGGCGCCCTGGCTCTGCCTTTCGCGACCTTCCGCGCCAACCGGATCGTGCTCGGCGAGGCCCGCGGGATCCTGGAGGCGCTGCCGGCGCTGCCGGGCTGGACGCTGCTCGCCCTCCTCGCCGCCGCCGGCGCGATCGCGCTCGTTCGCACGCCGATCCGCTGGCGGCTCTCGGCGAGCCTCGTCGCGCTCGTCGCGCTCCTCGTCGCCATCGGGCTCGCCGGCTCGTTCCTGACGCCGGAGGGGAACACCTTCGCCCGGGTCTCGCCCGGCTCCGGCTTCTGGGTGCTGGTCTTCGCCTTCGCGCTGATGGCGGCGGACGCGCTCTCGCGGCTCTCGCTCTCGCCGGTGAAGCGGCTCGTCGGGCTCGCCGCCGTCGCCGGCGTGATCGGCGCGATCCTCCTCTCGGGCCTGTGGGACGACCTCTCGATGCTGAAGGAATACGCGACCCGCGCCGACGCCTTCTGGCGCGAGGCCGGCACCCACGTGCTCCTCGCCTTCGGCTCGCTCGCTGCAGCCACCGCGACCGGCATCCCGATCGGCGTCGCCTGCTATCGCTCGCGGCGGCTGCGCGCGCCGGTGCTGAACGGGCTCAACATCGTCCAGACCATCCCCTCCATCGCGCTGTTCGGGCTCCTCATCGCGCCCATGGCCTGGATCGCGGCGAACGTGCCGGGCGCCTCCGCGCTGGGCATCGCCGGCATCGGCGCGGCGCCGGCGCTCGTCGCGCTCTACGCCTATTCGCTGCTCCCCGTCGTCTCGAACACGGTCGTCGGCCTCGACGGGGTGCCGCGCCAGACCGTCGATGCGGCCGCCGGGATGGGCATGACCGCGGGCCAGCGGCTGGCGCAGGTGGAATTCCCCCTCGCCTTTCCGGTGATCCTCACCGGCATCCGCATCGTGCTCGTGCAGAACATCGGGCTCGCCACCATCGCGGCGCTCATCGGCGGCGGCGGCTTCGGCGTCTTCGTCTTCCAGGGGATCGGCCAGACGGCGATGGACCTGGTGCTGCTCGGCGCCGTCCCGACGGTGGCGCTGGCCGTTGGCGCGGCGGTGGTCCTCGACGCGCTGATCGAGCTGAGCGAACGCCCCGGCGTGAGGGAGGCGCGCGGATGA
- a CDS encoding transglycosylase SLT domain-containing protein: MRIALATALALILATPSLANDNAALFLAEAEIEAEAAQVETAQAETAQTTPAEAAEVEAASAAPAATAQAFFLADAAARGDVEAPAAEVPAAAPSETRAAAASAAAAGSVQAMVTQAALRHGIDPALAHAVATVESHYRCNAVGRAGELGVMQVKPATARSVGVTGNLRDCATGIEAGMRYLRAALDRHGEGCGGVSAYNMGIHRKASFCNGYGRKVMAQMTRVQVASLD, encoded by the coding sequence ATGCGAATCGCTCTCGCGACCGCGCTCGCCTTGATTCTGGCGACCCCTTCGCTCGCCAACGACAATGCGGCCCTGTTCCTGGCCGAGGCCGAGATCGAGGCCGAGGCGGCCCAGGTGGAGACCGCCCAGGCCGAGACGGCCCAGACCACGCCTGCCGAGGCCGCCGAGGTCGAGGCGGCGTCAGCCGCGCCGGCCGCCACCGCTCAGGCCTTCTTCCTCGCCGACGCCGCCGCCCGCGGCGACGTGGAGGCTCCCGCAGCCGAGGTCCCGGCCGCGGCCCCGTCCGAAACCCGGGCCGCCGCCGCGTCGGCCGCCGCCGCGGGCTCGGTCCAGGCGATGGTGACGCAGGCGGCCCTGCGCCACGGCATCGACCCGGCGCTGGCGCATGCCGTCGCCACCGTCGAGAGCCATTATCGCTGCAACGCGGTGGGCCGCGCCGGCGAGCTCGGCGTCATGCAGGTGAAGCCCGCCACCGCCCGCTCGGTCGGCGTCACCGGCAACCTGCGCGACTGCGCCACCGGCATCGAGGCCGGCATGCGCTACCTGCGCGCCGCCCTCGACCGCCACGGCGAGGGCTGCGGCGGCGTCTCGGCCTACAACATGGGCATCCACCGCAAGGCCAGCTTCTGCAACGGCTACGGCCGCAAGGTCATGGCCCAGATGACCCGCGTGCAGGTGGCCTCGCTGGATTGA
- a CDS encoding ABC transporter ATP-binding protein, with translation MIEIDTVTKVYGTATVVDRVSLTVPSGTIAVIVGTSGSGKTTLMRMINRLVEPTSGAVRIDGEDNHALPAYELRRRIGYAIQGHGLFPHRTVAQNIGTVPSLLGWEKKRIAHRVDELLDLFQLEPEAFRERMPHELSGGQQQRIGVARALAAEPNILLMDEPFGALDPIIRAKAQEDLLGIQKRFGTTIVLVTHDMEEAIRLGSCIAVMDEGRLLQYAPPAEIIAKPATPFVKELIGAAERPFRLLSLAHVGDLVEEGEAPGAPVPAALSARDAYAELLWSGREAAPVEQDGAVVGRVTLSSLTRRAARPS, from the coding sequence ATGATCGAGATCGACACCGTCACCAAGGTCTATGGCACGGCGACCGTCGTCGACCGGGTCTCGCTGACCGTGCCGTCCGGCACCATCGCCGTGATCGTCGGCACCTCGGGCTCGGGCAAGACCACCCTGATGCGGATGATCAACCGCCTGGTGGAGCCGACCTCGGGCGCGGTGCGTATCGACGGGGAGGACAACCATGCCCTCCCCGCCTACGAGCTGCGCCGCCGCATCGGCTACGCCATCCAGGGCCACGGCCTGTTCCCCCACCGCACGGTGGCGCAGAACATCGGCACCGTGCCGAGCCTGCTCGGCTGGGAGAAGAAGCGCATCGCCCACCGCGTCGACGAGCTGCTCGACCTGTTCCAGCTCGAGCCGGAGGCCTTCCGCGAGCGCATGCCGCACGAGCTCTCCGGCGGCCAGCAGCAGCGCATCGGCGTCGCCCGGGCGCTCGCGGCCGAGCCGAACATCCTCCTGATGGACGAGCCCTTCGGCGCGCTCGACCCGATCATCCGCGCCAAGGCGCAGGAGGATCTCCTCGGCATCCAGAAGCGCTTCGGCACGACGATCGTGCTCGTCACCCACGACATGGAGGAGGCGATCCGCCTGGGCTCCTGCATCGCCGTGATGGACGAGGGGCGGCTCCTGCAATACGCGCCGCCCGCCGAGATCATCGCGAAGCCCGCGACGCCGTTCGTGAAGGAGCTGATCGGCGCGGCGGAGCGACCCTTCCGGCTCCTGTCCCTCGCCCATGTGGGCGATCTCGTCGAGGAGGGCGAGGCGCCCGGCGCGCCCGTGCCGGCCGCGCTGTCGGCGCGCGACGCCTATGCGGAGCTGCTCTGGTCGGGCCGCGAGGCCGCGCCGGTGGAGCAGGACGGGGCGGTCGTCGGGCGCGTCACGCTGTCCAGCCTCACGCGACGCGCCGCGAGGCCGTCATGA
- a CDS encoding urocanate hydratase, giving the protein MPTHNPRHPNFPIPGGEALRAKGWRQEALLRLLENVLAVGENPDELIVYAALGKAARSWPAHRAIVETLLSMDEDQTLVIQSGKPVGLIKTHTDAPLVIMANCNIVGQWAKAEIFYELEKKGLIAWGGLTAGAWQYIGSQGVIQGTYEIFMRIAEQRFGGDLAGRFVLTAGLGGMGGAQPLAGRMAKAAILCVEVDPERARTRKAIGYLEEIAPDLDAALAMIEAAVAEQRPLSVGLVGNAADLYPEIARRGITPDVVTDQTAAHDLVYGYVPRGFSLEEVRRLRKEDPARLMRESRASIVEHVKAMLTFQERGAEVFDNGNLIRSHAKDGGVEDAFSIKIFTKAYLRPLFCRAIGPFRWMALSGDPDDIRVIDDLVLEMFSGNGIVTNWIALAREHVPFEGLPARIAWLGHGERTRLARAVNGLVAQGRLKGPIAFSRDHLDAGAMAHPRIMTENMKDGSDAIADWPLISAMTLCASMADLVVIHSGGGGYAGYMTSSGVTLVADGSEAADRRLDHALTNDTALGVIRYADAGYEEALEAAAAQEVGHIRVE; this is encoded by the coding sequence ATGCCGACCCATAACCCCCGCCACCCGAACTTCCCCATTCCCGGCGGCGAGGCGCTGCGCGCCAAGGGCTGGCGGCAGGAGGCGCTGCTGCGGCTGCTCGAGAACGTGCTGGCGGTGGGCGAGAACCCGGACGAGCTGATCGTCTACGCCGCACTCGGCAAGGCGGCGCGATCGTGGCCGGCGCACCGGGCCATCGTCGAGACGCTGCTTTCCATGGACGAGGACCAGACCCTGGTGATCCAGTCGGGCAAGCCGGTGGGGCTCATCAAGACCCATACCGACGCGCCCCTCGTCATCATGGCGAACTGCAACATCGTGGGCCAATGGGCCAAGGCGGAGATCTTCTACGAGCTGGAGAAGAAGGGCCTCATCGCCTGGGGCGGGCTCACCGCGGGCGCGTGGCAGTACATCGGCTCGCAGGGGGTGATCCAGGGCACCTACGAGATCTTCATGCGCATCGCGGAGCAGCGTTTCGGCGGCGATCTCGCCGGGCGCTTCGTGCTGACCGCGGGGCTCGGCGGCATGGGCGGCGCGCAGCCGCTCGCCGGGCGCATGGCCAAGGCCGCGATCCTGTGCGTCGAGGTCGACCCCGAGCGCGCCCGCACCCGCAAGGCGATCGGCTACCTCGAGGAGATCGCCCCCGACCTCGACGCGGCGCTCGCCATGATCGAAGCCGCGGTGGCGGAGCAGCGGCCGCTCTCCGTCGGCCTCGTCGGCAACGCCGCCGACCTCTACCCGGAGATCGCCCGGCGCGGCATCACGCCGGACGTCGTCACCGACCAGACCGCGGCGCACGACCTCGTCTACGGCTACGTCCCGCGGGGCTTTTCGCTGGAGGAGGTGCGGCGGCTGCGGAAAGAGGACCCCGCCCGGCTCATGCGCGAGAGCCGCGCCTCCATCGTCGAGCACGTGAAGGCGATGCTGACCTTCCAGGAGCGCGGCGCGGAGGTGTTCGACAACGGCAACCTGATCCGCTCCCACGCCAAGGACGGCGGGGTGGAGGACGCGTTCTCGATCAAGATCTTCACAAAAGCCTATCTGCGCCCGCTGTTCTGCCGCGCCATCGGCCCGTTCCGCTGGATGGCGCTCTCCGGCGACCCGGACGACATCCGCGTCATCGACGACCTGGTTCTGGAGATGTTTTCCGGCAACGGCATCGTCACCAACTGGATCGCGCTCGCCCGCGAGCATGTGCCCTTCGAGGGCCTGCCGGCCCGCATCGCCTGGCTCGGCCACGGCGAGCGCACGCGGCTCGCCCGCGCGGTGAACGGGCTCGTGGCGCAGGGCCGGCTGAAGGGCCCGATCGCCTTCTCCCGCGACCATCTCGACGCCGGCGCCATGGCCCATCCGCGGATCATGACGGAGAACATGAAGGACGGCTCCGACGCCATCGCCGACTGGCCCTTGATCAGCGCCATGACCCTGTGCGCCTCGATGGCCGATCTCGTCGTGATCCATTCCGGCGGGGGCGGCTATGCCGGCTACATGACCTCGTCGGGCGTCACGCTGGTGGCGGACGGCAGCGAGGCCGCCGACCGGCGCCTCGACCACGCGCTGACGAACGACACGGCGCTCGGCGTCATCCGCTACGCCGACGCCGGCTACGAAGAGGCGCTCGAGGCGGCGGCGGCGCAGGAGGTGGGGCACATTCGCGTGGAGTGA
- a CDS encoding ABC transporter permease, producing the protein MRAGLVLRAVALVLLLAFLIAPEAFTPVFAPLTERGAPPIYLQADMLALAANHLALVVAATVAATLVAVGLAVVVTRPFGAEFLPLSRSIANIGQTFPPIAVLALAVPALGFGAAPTFVALFLYGLLPIFENALTGLTTLQPTVRDAARGMGMTGRQRLVQVELPLALPVILAGIRLSTVIALATATIGSTVAASTLGEVIIAGLLTNNVAFILQGGLVVGALAVLIYDAFLWVERALARRMGRFA; encoded by the coding sequence ATGAGAGCCGGGCTCGTCCTGCGGGCCGTGGCGCTCGTCCTTCTCCTCGCCTTCCTGATCGCGCCGGAGGCCTTCACGCCGGTCTTCGCGCCGCTCACCGAGCGCGGCGCGCCGCCGATCTACCTTCAGGCCGACATGCTGGCGCTGGCGGCCAACCACCTCGCCCTCGTCGTCGCGGCGACGGTGGCGGCGACGCTCGTCGCGGTCGGTCTCGCTGTGGTGGTGACGCGCCCCTTCGGCGCGGAATTCCTGCCGCTCTCGCGCTCGATCGCGAATATCGGCCAGACCTTCCCGCCCATCGCCGTGCTGGCGCTCGCCGTGCCGGCGCTCGGCTTCGGCGCGGCGCCGACCTTCGTCGCGCTCTTCCTCTACGGCCTCCTGCCGATCTTCGAGAACGCGCTCACCGGGCTGACCACGCTCCAGCCCACCGTGCGCGACGCCGCCCGCGGCATGGGCATGACCGGCCGGCAGCGGCTCGTGCAGGTGGAATTGCCGCTCGCCCTCCCCGTCATTCTCGCCGGCATCCGCCTCTCCACCGTGATCGCGCTCGCCACCGCGACGATCGGCTCGACGGTGGCGGCCTCGACGCTCGGCGAGGTGATCATCGCCGGCTTGCTGACGAACAACGTCGCGTTCATCCTGCAGGGCGGCCTCGTGGTCGGCGCGCTCGCGGTCTTGATCTACGACGCCTTCCTGTGGGTCGAGCGCGCGCTGGCGCGGCGGATGGGGCGGTTCGCATGA
- a CDS encoding DUF917 domain-containing protein: MGRILTETDVEAAVKGGSVYAAGGGGWADHGRMLGYAAVSIGKPELVSIDELADDDWVATAAAIGAPASTTPWEMRGVDYVKAVELLQEALGARVAGLIVGQNGRSSTLNAWLPSAILGTKVVDAVGDVRAHPTGDMGSIGLAGSPAPMIQTAVGGNRAENRYIELVVRGATAKVSPILRTASDQSGGFIASARNPVPASYVRANAALGGISLALALGEAILAAETKGGSAVIDAIVETTKGAIIAKGAITRKAVVYTNEAFDIGTVTVGAGDGARTLHVMNEYMAVEDAGGARLATFPDVITTLDPAGEPLSVGQLHEGMEVVVLHVPKSVIPLASSVLDPAVYPSVEKAMGIAIARYALDGG, translated from the coding sequence ATGGGCCGCATCCTCACCGAGACCGACGTCGAAGCCGCCGTGAAGGGCGGTTCCGTCTACGCCGCCGGCGGCGGCGGCTGGGCCGACCACGGCCGCATGCTCGGATACGCCGCCGTCTCGATCGGCAAGCCCGAGCTCGTCTCCATCGACGAGCTCGCCGACGACGATTGGGTCGCCACCGCCGCCGCCATCGGCGCGCCGGCCTCGACGACGCCGTGGGAGATGCGCGGCGTCGACTACGTCAAGGCCGTCGAGCTCCTCCAGGAGGCGCTCGGCGCGCGGGTGGCGGGGCTGATCGTCGGCCAGAACGGCCGCTCCTCGACGCTCAACGCCTGGCTCCCCTCCGCCATCCTCGGCACGAAGGTGGTGGACGCGGTGGGCGACGTGCGCGCGCACCCGACCGGCGACATGGGCTCGATCGGGCTCGCGGGGAGCCCCGCGCCGATGATCCAGACGGCGGTGGGCGGCAACCGCGCCGAGAACCGCTACATCGAGCTCGTGGTGCGCGGGGCGACCGCGAAGGTCTCGCCGATCCTGCGCACGGCCTCCGACCAGTCCGGCGGCTTCATCGCCTCCGCCCGCAACCCGGTGCCCGCGTCCTACGTGCGCGCCAATGCGGCGCTCGGCGGGATCTCGCTGGCGCTCGCGCTCGGCGAGGCGATCCTGGCCGCCGAGACGAAGGGCGGTTCCGCCGTGATCGACGCGATCGTCGAGACGACGAAGGGCGCGATCATCGCGAAGGGCGCGATCACGAGGAAGGCGGTCGTCTACACCAACGAGGCCTTCGACATCGGCACCGTGACGGTGGGCGCGGGCGACGGGGCGCGCACGCTCCACGTCATGAACGAGTACATGGCGGTGGAGGACGCGGGCGGCGCCCGCCTCGCGACCTTCCCGGACGTGATCACCACGCTCGACCCCGCCGGCGAGCCGCTGTCCGTGGGCCAGCTGCACGAGGGCATGGAGGTCGTGGTGCTCCACGTGCCCAAGAGCGTGATCCCGCTGGCCTCGAGCGTCCTCGACCCGGCGGTGTACCCGTCGGTGGAGAAGGCGATGGGGATCGCGATCGCGCGATACGCGCTGGACGGGGGGTGA
- a CDS encoding Zn-dependent hydrolase, whose product MRANLPVDPARLAADIDGLAAITEPDRPWTRRAFTPIFLEGRAFLEARMREAGLEPRLDAAGNLIGRRAGVKPGLGTIMVGSHSDTVPSGGRYDGIAGVAAGLEVARALTDRGVTLDHDLEVVDCLGEEVTVFGVSCVGSRGMAGLVPEAWLARRDADGRTLPEGIAMVGGDVAKLAQATRDDVRAFLELHIEQGPVLEAEGEDIGVVSAIAGITRFEIVVEGRADHAGTTPMTGRADALVAASRIVGEIRALARGLAAGPEHFAATVGEFAIEPGAANIVPSRTRMLIDARAENRAAMETFAARLAQIAAEVAAAEGVTIAPPGRVSDAMPTPLDPLVIETLAAACDTVGARRRPMASGAGHDTGWMAKIARAGMIFVPCAGGRSHAPEESAEIADVALGAAVLAEAVIRLDKSLQDIREET is encoded by the coding sequence ATGAGAGCCAATCTCCCGGTCGACCCCGCCCGCCTCGCCGCCGACATCGACGGCCTCGCCGCGATCACCGAGCCGGACCGGCCGTGGACGCGCCGGGCCTTCACGCCGATCTTCCTGGAGGGCCGCGCCTTTCTCGAGGCGCGCATGCGCGAGGCCGGCCTCGAGCCGCGCCTCGACGCCGCCGGAAACCTGATCGGTCGTCGCGCCGGCGTGAAGCCCGGGCTCGGCACGATCATGGTCGGCTCGCATTCGGACACCGTGCCCTCGGGCGGGCGCTACGACGGCATCGCCGGCGTCGCCGCGGGGCTGGAGGTGGCGCGCGCGCTCACGGACCGGGGCGTGACGCTCGACCACGATCTCGAGGTCGTCGACTGCCTCGGCGAGGAGGTCACGGTCTTCGGCGTCTCCTGCGTCGGCTCGCGGGGCATGGCGGGGCTCGTGCCCGAGGCCTGGCTCGCGCGCCGCGACGCGGACGGGCGTACGCTGCCCGAGGGGATCGCCATGGTCGGCGGAGACGTGGCGAAGCTCGCGCAAGCGACGCGCGACGACGTCCGGGCGTTCCTCGAGCTGCACATCGAGCAGGGGCCGGTTCTCGAGGCCGAGGGCGAGGACATCGGCGTCGTCTCCGCCATCGCCGGCATCACCCGCTTCGAGATCGTGGTCGAGGGCCGGGCCGATCACGCCGGCACCACGCCGATGACCGGCCGCGCCGACGCCCTCGTCGCGGCCTCGCGCATCGTCGGCGAGATCCGCGCCCTGGCGCGGGGCCTCGCCGCCGGGCCGGAGCATTTCGCGGCCACCGTCGGCGAGTTCGCCATCGAGCCCGGCGCGGCGAACATCGTGCCGTCCCGGACCCGCATGCTGATCGACGCGCGCGCCGAGAACCGGGCGGCGATGGAGACCTTCGCCGCGCGTCTCGCGCAGATCGCGGCGGAGGTCGCAGCCGCCGAGGGCGTGACGATCGCCCCGCCGGGGCGGGTCTCGGACGCCATGCCGACCCCGCTCGACCCGCTCGTGATCGAGACGCTCGCCGCCGCCTGCGACACGGTCGGCGCCCGGCGCCGGCCGATGGCCTCGGGCGCGGGCCACGACACCGGCTGGATGGCGAAGATCGCCCGGGCCGGCATGATCTTCGTGCCCTGCGCCGGCGGGCGCTCGCACGCGCCGGAGGAGAGCGCCGAGATCGCAGACGTGGCCCTCGGCGCGGCCGTGCTGGCGGAGGCGGTCATCCGCCTCGACAAGAGCCTGCAAGACATCCGAGAGGAGACCTGA